Proteins from a single region of Theobroma cacao cultivar B97-61/B2 chromosome 10, Criollo_cocoa_genome_V2, whole genome shotgun sequence:
- the LOC18586956 gene encoding LRR receptor-like serine/threonine-protein kinase GSO2: MSNHRNPCLVLFHVVLLSLLPLKITCSARTQAEALVQWKNSLSFSPPSLNSWSLSNLTNLCNWTSITCDGTGTVSEINLSNANMSGSIAQFNFTPFANLTRLDLINSGMEGPIPSAIGTLSKLLVLDLSNNSFEGNIPSEIGRLAELQYLSLFNNNLNGTIPSQVSNLQKVRYLDLGFNYFVSIDWSDFLVMPLLTHLSLDYNELDQLEFPQFILNCRNLTFLDLSLNNLTGPIPESLYTNLSKLEYLNLTSNAFEGPLSSNISKLSQLIDLRLGTNQLNGSIPESIGTMSNLETVELFENPFEGKIPSSFSQLRKLKKLDLHSGGLNSAIPSELGSCTNLTFLALAGNQMSGKLPMSLSQLTKIIELGLSDNSFEGEIPPALISNWTNLISLELQNNLFTGRIPPEIGLLTKLHLLFLYGNKLSGSIPSEIGNLKSMINLDLSGNQLSGPIPRTIWSLSNLTGLQLFYNELSGTIPPEVGNMTSLESLDLNTNLLHGELPDSISNLTNLKSISLFTNSFSGSIPRDFGKYSPNLIYVSFSSNSFSGELPPELCSGFALQNLTVNGNNFTGSLPACLRNCTRLRRVRFDGNQFTGDITNAFGVYPDLDFITLSDNQFTGEISPEWGDCQSLTHLAMDNNKIFGEIPAELGKLSKLRFINL, from the coding sequence ATGTCAAATCACCGTAATCCCTGTCTTGTTCTCTTCCATGTTGTTTTGCTTTCTCTACTTCCATTGAAGATCACGTGTTCAGCAAGAACGCAAGCAGAAGCACTCGTCCAATGGAAGAACAGCTTGTCTTTTTCGCCACCTTCTCTCAACTCTTGGTCCTTGTCCAATCTCACCAACCTCTGCAACTGGACTTCCATTACCTGCGATGGCACTGGAACAGTCAGCGAAATCAACCTCTCCAATGCAAACATGTCTGGTTCCATCGCCCAATTCAACTTCACTCCATTTGCCAATCTCACGCGCCTTGACCTCATCAATAGCGGTATGGAAGGGCCAATACCGTCCGCAATTGGTACTCTGTCCAAACTCCTCGTCTTGGACTTGAGCAACAATTCTTTTGAAGGAAACATACCATCGGAGATAGGTCGTCTAGCGGAGCTTCAATATCTGAGTCTATTCAACAACAATCTCAATGGTACCATCCCTTCTCAAGTTAGCAATCTCCAAAAAGTAAGGTACCTCGACCTTGGATTCAACTATTTTGTTTCTATTGACTGGTCGGatttcttggtcatgcctttgtTGACACACCTAAGCTTAGATTACAATGAACTTGATCAATTGGAATTCCCTCAATTTATACTCAACTGCCGTAATCTTACATTCCTAGACTTGTCACTGAATAACTTGACTGGTCCAATACCGGAATCATTGTACACCAATCTGAGCAAGCTTGAGTATCTTAATCTCACCAGCAATGCCTTTGAAGGACCATTGTCATCGAACATTTCCAAGCTTTCCCAACTCATAGATCTCCGACTAGGAACCAATCAGTTAAACGGTTCAATTCCTGAGAGTATAGGAACCATGTCTAATCTTGAAACTGTTGAGTTGTTTGAAAATCCGTTTGAAGGGAAAATTCCATCTTCTTTTAGCCAACTAAGAAAGCTCAAGAAACTTGATCTCCACTCGGGTGGCTTAAATTCTGCAATCCCATCCGAGCTTGGTTCCTGTACTAATCTGACCTTTTTGGCTCTAGCTGGGAATCAAATGAGTGGGAAGTTGCCTATGTCCTTGTCACAACTCACAAAAATAATTGAGTTGGGTTTATCTGATAATTCTTTTGAAGGTGAGATCCCCCCAGCTCTCATTTCTAATTGGACCAACTTGATTAGTTTGGAacttcaaaacaatttattcaCGGGAAGGATTCCACCAGAAATAGGCCTATTGACAAAGCTCCACTTGCTCTTTCTCTATGGTAATAAACTCTCTGGCTCAATTCCTTCAGAGATTGGAAACTTGAAGTCCATGATTAATCTCGACCTTTCAGGAAATCAACTTTCGGGTCCAATTCCTCGTACTATATGGAGTCTTTCAAACCTTACAGGTTTACAACTTTTCTATAATGAGCTTAGTGGCACAATTCCACCAGAGGTTGGAAACATGACCTCTTTGGAGTCTCTTGATCTCAACACAAATCTCTTGCATGGGGAATTACCAGACTCAATTTCTAACCTCACTAACCTGAAATCTATCTCCCTGTTCACCAATAGCTTCTCAGGTAGCATTCCTCGGGATTTTGGGAAATATAGCCCTAATTTGATTTATGTTAGCTTTTCAAGCAATAGCTTCTCTGGAGAATTGCCCCCTGAATTATGCAGTGGCTTTGCTCTTCAAAATCTCACGGTAAATGGGAACAACTTCACAGGGTCATTGCCAGCTTGCTTGAGGAACTGTACAAGGCTACGAAGAGTTCGGTTTGATGGGAATCAATTTACGGGTGACATCACCAATGCATTTGGGGTTTATCCTGATCTTGACTTTATTACTCTTAGTGACAATCAATTTACTGGAGAAATCTCGCCAGAGTGGGGAGATTGCCAAAGTCTCACCCATCTAGCAATGGACAACAACAAAATTTTTGGTGAAATCCCCGCTGAGCTTGGGAAGTTGAGTAAGTTGCGTTTCATAAACTTGTGA